GGGTAAACATGACTCGGGTAGATGTGAATTTTGTAACCAAGAAGGAACAATAGAACACGTTACGGTTAAGTGTGAGAAATATGAGATAAAGCACAAAGATGATTAAAAGACTTAAAAGAAAGGAGATAAAAGTGCAGTTTGACCGTATAGACATTTTACAGAATAGTTAAGGAAAATCATAATTTCAATAAAATCATATTTCATCATGTGTCAGCATCTGATTTGATCAAAAGAATATAGGTGATACGatggtgggttttttttgtttgtttggcttGCTCAAGAGATCCACACTCCTTACCaattggtggcggtaatgcgcCATAACGTTGTTTGCTAATCGCCAATAAACACCAGAAGAATAAGATACTAATACTGTAGAAGAAGAGACGCTATTATTTGGGTGTACGGTGTAGACTGTAGTGGCCAAGTAGCAATTAGTCAAAAATAAAGCGTGATTCTGGCACGGACGCAACAAAAATGGACATAACTGAACAGGTGTGTAGAGTGTCTTTTTTCCCCAGCCAGAAtccactgacaaaaaaaaacagaagtatCCATTGTTTTACAATAGGCGGTTGGGCTTGCGTCATTTCAGTGATAGCGGCGTTTCGTTAGCCGTTCTTTATCAGTAGCATGCCACTCTCTTTGGGTCAGGAGATGGCATGCGTTTATTTACTCCATACGTTCAGATAAAGCTTGTGACTAAAACTGAAGCAGCCGATTTGTTTAAtaaaaattacatttaaaaaaatttgccTTTCATGTCTATGGCGTCCTTTAGAAGCTCGGTTGCTAACTTAGCTGTTTGCTTTGAGTGGAGTTCAGCAGAACATTCTAGCAACTTACTCCATGGTGACAGTCATATCTATGGTGACAGTTAGGCTACCATGTGTCGCCTTGATAAACAGAATTTACGCTTAATCGATTCGTCACGAAGTTacattgaaaataaaaaggtttaagAAATGTTCACCGTAGTGTGCGTCTTGTGATCGCTTATTAGATTAATGCTGGCTTTTGTTCTTAGTGTAATGGAGCCTGTTTAAAGTATGTCGGGTATTCTGAAACTGAAAGTCTAAAccaattatgattttttttctttttttttgtgctcaaAAATTTGTGCctgtgaataaaatgttttgCAATTTCTTTAGTAAAAAATGCAGTTCACAACATTGTTATCTCAGCTCAAAAAGTGTTCAAATTTGAACTGCTTCCCAGAGTTAACCTAGATTCACCTGATTTGGGTCTTTGCTCCAAATAATAAAGCAGTTCAGTCCCTACAGGTCAAAGTAAAATGCTGAATGTCAATGGTTTGTGAAACTTTAACATATAAACCTTTGGTGTTTGTACCTTTTTGAATTGTGGACTTGCTTCACATTGGCTGAGGTGTTGGTTATTTAAATGAACACTACAGCCATGCTCATGTCCACAATTTGTCTCTAAAGTCATTATGTCGGGCCATAGTACACCAAAATTCATGATGATACCGTATTTGGTTGAATAAGTGAAACTTATTTTGCTGTGGATGTGCTTGCTGAAAAACTGTACGGAATAATCAGCACTGGCACATTGTTCCTGTCATTGAGCATGTTCACATGAGTGTAGAAAAACACAAATTGTTGTATTTAATCAAAATTGGACTTCTAACTGAAAactttcaaaaaaaagtttaaaaaagaaagctcTCTAATCCAATTGGCCCAGCACACCGTGACAATTCAGTTGGAGACTGAATGACTCTGCGTGTAGATACTCATCTAGACTCTATTGGGCCTTAAATATACTCTACAATTCCCGCCCAGAACaccatagaagaagaagaattaccACAAGGCatagcatcttttttttttttttgtaaaaaaaaaaacacagtgtaAGTGCATATCGATGGCAGCTGAATTCCCAAATAAAGCTGCTCCCATTCacacattattctgttttttttgtcagatggcTACACGTCAGAAATCGTGATTGAAAATCAGCCCTTTGAGACTGCGTTTCAACACGTGGTCGCTTGAGGCATTTTCAGACTGTCCCTCTGCTCCTGGTTTTATAGTTGCGGAGTCATCTAACAAAACCAcgattcaagtaacttaaagacgacGTCTTTGCAGTGAATTCGGCTATACTTGCATGTCCAGgtatctcccacagagaaagttcgAAGTCTTTAAGGTTTTTTCACAGTCCTGACCATGGCAGGGTCAGACGTACTTGGGTCAATGCCTTGATTTCCTTCCTGTGCACGTATACTGCGAAAAGGACAATGACCCAGTCGAGCTGTAAGAGAGGGCTCGTTTCagttgtgtgtgtgatggtactgtgtgtcttcagcgtacatacacacactcataccACTCCAGGCGCCAGTCACATAACATATAGTAAAGATGGGGAAAAGACTTTTGGCAGCATGTTTTTATGAGCTTCATTCACACATTCAaacatttttggtttttttcGCATTTCCAACATTTTTCCTGCTTTAAGGGAGTATCACTATTACAAAGAAAGGGAAATGCATATCTTGACCTGTAAGGAGGGGTGTTTGATGTGTTTCTGACTCTTTCTGCTGCATACGCAGGTTGTTCTTGCACGACTGACTGGCACTCGGCATTGGGTGTGCACGtgacagatttatttattttgctcaaCTAAACGTGACATAATAACCAGCAAATTTTCCCAACATGGTGCACGTGGAAACTGCTATACTGCTGCAACTGTGTCTCAGCCACTACTAAGATGTAAGTTTCTCGCCGATCCCATTCTTTGCCCAACACAGATCAATCAGCTGGAAGCAGACTTGCAGGAACTGGGCTCTCTCTTGGAGAAAGCAGAGAGGAAAAGAGTGCAGGAACTCTTAAAACAGGAGCAGAAGAAGGTGGAGAAAGAGCTGACAACCAAGCGACAGCAGAAAGAGCAACAGGCTAAGAGAGAGGCAGACCCATCTGCAGCTTCTAAAGCAGGGTACACGGTGAAGATCACCAGCTATGGTatggagctgttttttttttttttttaactaagaCGACTGTTTGCACATATTCACAATTCTGAAAGTGTCCGGAAGGGCTGAAAAAAGTATTGCTCTCACTTTTGCATCTCTTCTGCAGCATGGGACCAATCTGAGAAGTTTGTCAAAATTTACCTGAACTTGAAAGATGTGCAGAAAATTCCACCAGAAAATGTGGAGGTCGGCTTCACAGAAAGGTAAGGCGATGATCCAAAGACTAAATTTGCTGTTCTTATTCGTCATGTGGCTCTACCTGTACAGTTAAATATGCTTCCCGTCTCTGTTGCAGGTCGTTTTCAGTGCTGGTAAAGGATCTAAATGGCAAAAACCATCAAATTACAGTTCTCAACCTGTTGTATCCAATTGATGTAAAGGACAGCTACAAAAAGGTGAATAAAGTTTTAATATAAGGGTGCatataaccttttttttttaaggagaacAAGGGGAGGGTGTCTCGCAAGTGCACGTCTACATGTTATAGCTTTAGCTGCCACCTGGGAGCAGTCTCATAAATATGTGCAGCAGCCAGAGAGGATTTTTTTTGATGAGGGCCATCAAACAGGCCAGGGGGGGGTCAGGCATCAGGTAGTTCCTTGAGCACCTCCTCATTTTGCATTCTTAATAGGGGATAGAAATAAGTAGCATTTTTGAGGGTGTTTTTTTCTGGGCTGTAGGCCTTTTTAGTTATGCTGTTGCTGTTCTTTTGGAGGCTTGCGCGGCTGCCCGTCAATGCAGAAAAACATCCGTCCGAGAGCAACACGAAAGGATGCCTTCATGAAGGCATTTAATGTCTCTCCTTCCTGACTGCTCTCCACACGGTCCACGTCTTTGACATACTTTGTAGATGATGAATTTTTCCCCGGTGCAGCTTATTATATACAGTTTACATCCTTAGGTTAACTGCTAGAGTCAAATGTTGCTTTTTCATAGACAAGAGGATGTGCGTTATGGAGTGTAGTTGTAGTACAGTTTTTGTCAGTGGCTTGGCCCATGTTTCTGCTGAGTGATGCGTTGCCTGCGTTTCTCTTGGCCAATGAAAATTTATCAGGAGATAAGGTCGACCTCTCAACATATAAAGCTCGGCTCTTTATACTCCCCCATTTCAAATTTCCCTGTATCGTCTCTCAAGGAAAAGTGCAGCATCAGCTGCTTATGCGATAGTGCGCATGGCGCGTCCCTCTTTTCCAGTGCCAGTCGTCCCTCTTTGGATGCACAGACTGTGTGTCACGAGGGCGACAGAATTTCTAATCCTGGCTGTCCCTGTTATCAGCTGTTTGCACTGTATCCATCTGCTCCTTCCTCTTGATGAGCATCTCATAAATTGAATGACTGAAATTGTCTGACCTCAAATAAACTAGTTAATCCGTGAGATTGGGATTTTCTGACATATTTTGCGCCACATCTCTGTAACGCACCATCTGTTCAGAGCCTGTCTGCAGCCGCCTTTCTGGAGATGAATAtctaaatctttttctttttcagccataTATTATTTATCGTAAAACTAAAAGCACGCATTTTAAGCAAGTTGTTACATAACTGAGACGAGGTTCAACCTTGCCACAGAAAAAAAGGTCAAGAAAAGAGAGGGGGGAGAATAAAAACAAGTACTGAACTGAGGAAGTAAGGCTGAAAGGTACAACTCTGGCTGCTTATCAGTGTGGTACCACTTCGTTACATGACGTGCTGAGTATTCTTCTTTTGACCATTTCGGGTACTTTGTTCATGGGATTTAAACCCGTTTGTCAGATAGAAATGGAAAATAGTGAATCGACTGCTAACAAATGAAAGCTCTTGAAATGATAACATTTGAAGAGTGTTTTAACTTAAGACACagttttgctttgctttgtgtCAGCTGGAAGAATGCCAAAGATCTTTTGCCTGATCGAAGTGGAAACGGTTGTTAAATGCAATTTCAGTGCTCACTTTGTAGTTTATCCTCATTGAGGCATCTTGGTGTTACTAAAAGCTGTTTTTGCCTCCCTGCAACAGATGAAAACAGACATGGTCTTGGTCATGTGTAAGAAGCAGACAGCCAAGAAGTGGGAATGCCTCACGGCAGCGGATAAGCAGTCTAAAGAGAAAGAGTAAGTTCAAACTGTATCAATCGATTGTCAGTTTGAGGAATGTGTATCAATCTGTAGTTTCAGTTGATGTTGAGGGCATGACGTGCACAaatgatctgttttttttttttaaacttatcgGATTACATTTGTTTGAATGTATGGTCTGTAGCTAATGATGCATTAGATGGGGGGGGGAATGTGCCCACAGTAAACTGAACCATAACTGTGCAACCAACTGGAAAACCTGCAGATTTGTACATTCATATCTAAGGTGGTGGGCCGGTCACATTTTTAATGGCGACAGTCGATCTCTGTTGATCTCATCTTTTATGTGTGATATTAACCAGCCGTGTTTAGTCCCAGAACATTTAGTTAGCAGTCTGGTTTATTTTCATACAAATACACTTTTTAGTTGTCTGCTCAGGCACGTTTCAGAACAGCATCACAATATGAACCAATCAGACGTCCGTGTTGTACATCCCTAAAAGAATATGGGTGTGGCCTAAATATGGAGGCTTcagattgtttcttttttaaaacaaatttaagcagctaaaaaaaaaaaatcttgttttcCTTGTCAGTATGAAGGATAATCTAAATGCCAACGTATAGGATACATTAAGTTCAGATTATTAAAGCAGTTGCTGTGTAAACTTTCTAAGATTTTGAAAGACTTCCCACGCACAGACGTGCGTTTGTTTGGATTGTGTTAACACGTCTAACCAGGTTTTAATGGGTGTTataccgtcctcaaaaaaatgtcaacAAACCAAAAATACAAGAAGCAGAGCAGAGATAATGACATTCAAAACCAATTATATTCATTTTAGGTTGCTAATTGAGGATTAATCGCTTTAAGATGTTGAAGACTTTACGAAGTCATTTAATGTTGGAACTTTTCAGGTTTAGTGAACAGCTGAAAATGATTCAGATGTCTTGAGAATCACGTGCATTGAATGTTATTTAAGGAGACAATATAATTGCTTTCCAATGTGACAGATGCAAGCACCTCCTCGGTCTTTAATGGGTGCATTGCAAGTGATTTGATCATATCTCAACACCATTAGCAATATACTGTGCAATATGAAGAGGGTGCAATTTTGTGCTGGAACATGCCACACCAGACAGGGGACATCGGGAAGCTCACAGATAAGCATTTGGTAAGATACAAGTGTTGatggtaaaacaaaaaaaaaaagtatgcaatAATGGATATGAAACCAAACGTTTTACCTGTGAGACAAAAGTTGCAAGTTTAGCGCTTGAAAATAGTTTAGCTTATGTAAAAATGAGGTGTCATATCGATGGGGACCAATCGGCTATAAGAAAAAAAGTAGACTGCACTGTTTGGCCCATCATCCATCTGGCCACACATTCAACAGGGCACAGGTGTGCACGTTTTTGTTGATAACCAAACGTGTGCGTGTGCGATGCCACTGTGTATGGGGCAGCAAACGAAAGCGGTTCGGGTGTGCGCAGATCTAAGCAGCTCAGAGAAGTACATGCATACCACACACAAATTACTGTCTGATTGTCTGCCAACAGTAAAGCCAATGTTGATGAGAATGCCGACCCCAGCGACGGTCTGATGACCATGCTGAAGAAGATTTACGAAGACGGAGATGACGAGATGAAGAGGACCATCAACAAAGCCTGGTCAGAGTCCCAAGAGAAGAAGATCCGAGGGGAAGGCATGTTGGACTTATAGATGTCGCTGCTTTTCTGCAGCAGGTCCATGTGACGGTCGCGAGGGGCGAGAGCTGGCATGACTTAAATATTAAAAACTGAAGTTCAAAATGTATAACCCATAAATAATAGTGTTGAATGGCCTGATTTTATTCctacttaaaaagaaaaacgtgcAGCTGATCTGTCAGCCACCGGACGGGCCCTGATGCAGAGATTTTACTGCGTGGAAAAAGAAGAGCGCCGTCCAGCAGATGGCATCCATAACTCAGCTGTTAGTCATTGCTGATGCAAGATTCCAACACTTTGGAGTAAATTGTGGGAGGTGTAGTTAATTTCCCTTCCTTAAAGGGCTTCAAAATCAATTGTGgagttgtttattttgtttgtgttttatttcaaaTCCTCACATCCGCCTTTACTCATCTTCCATAAATTGATAAAATGATTCCTGCATCAGCACAGTGCAACGGTCAACATTACCACATGAGtctgtgtttatttgttttacaaagagaagaggaaggAAAGAAATGTACGTGCTTTTCCCATTCCAGTTGCAAAGTGAAATGGGACCTTTTTCAGTGGAGTTGGACAGTGTCTCAATGTAACTTCTTTGTGTGGCAGCACCGTTCCAGTTGTGATGCGACgttgtgaaaatgtttcttATTTTGATGATTACTCTTGACTTTGGTTACTGTCATCTTCTCCCATCCTCGGGTTGTTCCACAGCTTCCATCGAATAAAACAGTTGACCTGATCTGTGTTACCGTCTGTTTTCTGATCTTATTGCGCTCTGATGTATATTAGATTCGGACGCTCACTAAAGACATATGCAGTCTTTTAACCCTTCTGTCCATGAAGACTGAGTTTTACACTCGTTCAGATAAAACATTTAGCACTGCTTCTGTTCGATCCTACAGTTAGGAAGCaccagcatctttttttttgttttgttttgttttgtttgtttcctcGGTAAACTTCTGCAGAGTTCATGTTGTTGAACTGTGTGTTGTCCGCCAGGTGGCAGAAGTTAACATCTGGGGATTTCACAGATGGAATCTAACCTTGCGTATTGTTGCTTCCGTAGCCACTGGCAAAACAATTATGTCGGATctttatttgtgtttgttttgttttataaacGGCCCACTGTCATTCAATGACCTGTAGAACgggttcagtttttttttctttcttttttttttttttttttttgcggcaTGGCAAGGTAGCCTAGAGATCCATGCTTGAATGTGATAAAGTGGGACTCGTGGAGTGTAATTGGACCTGAACCCGTGGTAACGTGCACAATCAAATTCAATAGGGCAGGTTCAGTTGGAGTGTTTCAAAAAGCCATTCCACATTAGTCATAAGCAGACATTTTGAAACCGGTGAAAGTGTAGAGGTTAGGACCCATGTTAACCCGGAGTAGAAAAGTAAAATCAGAATATGATTTAAGAACTCGCTCGTTTTACCTTAATAATATGTAGGTCTGAAAGGTGACGGATAGAAACTGTCATGGCTGCCTTACAGCATCATTAGTCTCCCGTTGTGACTTAACATCAATGTGGGAGAGagcgttttttgttttgtttttttgtttagctgTTTCATTCATATATTTTCTGGGCTTCCAGATGAATTTTCGATCGAGGCTCTGTCAAAGCAAATCATCTGGACTTTCTCCACCATTGCGCCATTTCCCCGCCCCCGTGACGTCGCCGCTCTCTATATATGCGGGAGATCTGTGCCCAGACACGCCAGATGGAGACAGTCAGAGGAGCGCTACACGTCGCTGTACACCAGATTTGTTACTGAGACATATTAAGCGAAAGGAATATACACAGGAGGCGACTGCTGTTACCGCTGTGTTTAATGGATACCGGTTGTTTCACCGCGGCGCAGCGTATTTCATGCCACAACATGAATGCGGATTTATTGAAGCCTGTGCCGGAGCGCGGAGCCCAACAGTCCTCTGGCCCGGCGAGAAACAGCAGGAATAAAGCCGACCAAACCAAACCAGAGCTGGCTCAGGTGGTGACGGACACCAAGACAGGGAGATCCTACAGTAAAGGGAAGCTTTTGGGAAAGGTATGAAGGTTTCATTTGTACTTGCGTTTGCTGCCCCGCTTCACCAGGCGACAGATGGATCTAGAATCTGAATGAATTAGGCGGCGTTTTAGGATAACACGCCAAACATTTCAGGATTAAAAGTTGTCATGAGCCATTTTCCAGGTGTGTTGGTGGTGATCCGGGAACAGAAATACCTCGTGGTGAATTTGAACAATCTCCCCCTGCTGTGCGCGTCGCTGCTGAATGAATCAGGCGCAAGGTGTGCCCAAGCTCCTGTGTGCGCACACATGGCTGGcaaaatctaataaaaaaaaaaaaataaaaaaaaaactcaactgtGACCGTACACAACACACCTCGCGTTTTAATGGCTTCCTTTGAAAGGCCGTTTACCCAAAGTCAAATCTGCCTGGCTATGCGATCCCTGTGTCAGACAGTAATGATttcacatgtatgtatgtatgaatgaatggaGGGAGTGTATCAACATGTTGCTCGTCATCGATACGCTGCGTCGGGCAGTCAGCCAGATCTTTTTCTTTCCCCCCCTCCTGCCTCTGCTGCCTGCCGCAGAGCTGGAAACGTCTTCGTCACTTTCACAGTTACTGAATGCAGCAGCGCGGTCTGCTTCACCCATTCTGTCCCCCAGCATGTAAACGCTTGATTGTATCAACAAAAATGCAGCAATAAACAGCGATGGgcacattttttgggggggttgatTGCTGGTTTCAGTCTCTACATGACAACGGCAGATGCCGTTTTATCttggctataaaaaaaaaaaaaaagatgcatctGATTTAATTAACCCTTATTTAgactgtttttattcattttgtccAGTCTGGCCTTTCAGGATTGGCTGACTGGCTGATGAGGAATAATTTGATTGCCTACTCTCCAGCTATTGATCCTCATATGAAAGACTGGCCTTTGAAGCAGAATATTTATGGCCATTGCATGTTTTTAACCTGCTGCATTTTTAAACTCTTAATGATGTTTTTCTCCCAAGGGTGGCTTTGCGAGATGCTATGAGATGACAGACCTTACCAACAACAAAATGTATGCTGTGAAGGTGATTCCACAGAGCAGGGTTTCCAAACCACACCAGAGGGACAAGGTAGGCAGTGCCATCTTTTTGAGATCTTGGTGGAGAGGGTGGAAACTGTCAATATCGGTGTTGAGTAACGAACAGACGCTAATCAATTGTCAAATGTTGACAGATTACGAATGAGATCGAACTGCACAAAACCCTGTCGCACAAGCATGTGGTGAAATTCTCTCATTATTTTGAAGACCAAGACAACATCTACATATTCCTCGAGCTCTGCAGTCGGAAGGTGAGTCTTCAGAAATCTCTAAGACTGGTTCTGTGTGGCTCTCAAGTGCTTGTTTGCTTTGTAGTACTCTGCAATGGAACTattccaaatgtttttttttttttttttttttaatccaaccCCCTGGAGGTTCCCATTTTAGCTTCTGCTTTGAATGTTTCAAACTGTCAATACTGTAAAGTAGAATTAATATCGAtaacttggatttttttttttatatatacactGCAGTGATGTCACATGACGACAACTGAAACGCTCCACTGGGTTAACTTAGTCATGTGTAACTGCTAAATCACAGTTAATTGAAGGCACTCATCTTAATCACACCcctatttaatttctgatgCTTCGGGGATGTGTGTTGCACAGTCCCATTGACGGATGCAGGGTCTACAGTTTACTCATTGCTATGTCTCTGCAGTCCCTGGCGCACATTTGGAAGGCAAGACACACGCTGACGGAGCCAGAGGTGCGATATTACCTCAAACACATCATATCCGGCCTCAAGTACCTCCACAGCAGGGGCATCCTGCACCGAGATCTCAAACTAGGTATGTGGCAAATGACTAAAATGACGTGGAGCACCCATGTGCAAGCATCCCAGGAATCTGCCGTGACTTTGGTGATGCACATATTATCTGTGGAATGCTGACTAAGCAAATGCATTGGTCTCTTCTCAGGCAACTTCTTTGTAAATGAGAACATGGAGTTGCGGCTTGGAGACTTTGGGCTTGCTGCCAAGCTGGAGACGGTGGAACAGAGGAAAAAGTtagtattttcttttaaagaatgGTTTATCTCTGGAAGTGGCAACAGACTTAGAAAGTGAGGGAATTCCATTGAATAAGGGAACGGCTTATGTGAAGATATTTTAAAGCTGTTCCAGCTGAGTGCGTAATGCCCCATTTTAGCATAAAGCCACTTGACCTAAAACCTTTGCATTGGTTACTAAGCGCATTCTCCCAACCACAGCTTCGCCCACGTATGTAACTAACTAAACCGGTTTCCAAAGTGGCAGTTGAGTGTAGTTCTTAGAACAGAGTTTCAATACCTCTTTGACATCTTCCTGTGGAATACCAGAAAAATTAGTGtagcagggggaaaaaaattaaaaatcactCATGCCTTTTGCAATACAGAAATGAATTTGAATCCCTTTATGTATTAAACTGAgcatatccttttttttttttttttttctcagaacaATCTGCGGGACTCCCAATTACTTGGCCCCAGAGGTGCTCAACAGGCAGGGCCACGGTACCGAATCTGACGTCTGGTCCCTGGGATGTGTCATGTGAGTTTATTTTTGGCTAATTGTTCGTTTATCatctagttgttttttttttttttttttttttgtttgtttgttttaggccCAGATTATTGCTTTGACTTAGAAGCTCACCAACTGTTCCCTTTGTTTCATCCTCACAGGTACACACTAATGTGTGGCAACCCTCCTTTTGAGACTCTTGACTTGAAAGAGACGTACAAGTGTATAAAAGAAGTTCGGTACAATCTGCCCTCAACACTCTCCCCTGCTGCACAGAAACTCATCTCAGGCATCCTACAGAAAAATCCTAGTGACAGACTCACCCTGGAGCAAATCCTCAACCACGAATTCTTCACCAAAGTATGTTGAGCTTCTGCTAGTTTTGTCACTAAGTACTATAGAATGACTGAGATTTCAATTAATTTGTCACAGTTGTGCCATAATCTGAAGATCACAGCTGGGTCAGAAAAAAAgcctttagttttttcttttttcctaatgtctattttgcttcttttttagGGTTTCACTCCTGACAAACTTCCCCCCAGCAGCTGTATGATGGTGCCAGAGCTCCATCCTCCAAGTCCTGCCAAGAAATTCTTCACTAAAATGGCCAAGAGCTTCTttggcaagaaaaaaacaaaaggtaagcaacagcagcagccacactcTTTAGAGCTCTGAAAATATCTTAAATTGATGAATacattgcgttttttttttttttttttgttttgttttcttttatcaaGCATTTCCAAATGGGGGGGGGGAAAATCTcttgtgggattttttttttttttttgtgattaaaatgacaaaaaatctttgtttcgCAGCAGAGAGGATTCCATGCGAGGACAAGGATGACAAGGACATTTCCAAGCTGGTGTCAGGCATTGTTAAATGTTCCATCAACCGGCAGATCAGCTACAAAACCGTGGGACCCAATGAGGTAcatcctttttatttatttatttttgtgttccGTAATCGTGCAATAAAATTGCAGAGTCAAATTGCAGAGTCATTCTTGACAGTCTTGAAGCAATCGTAAGGCATTGGGAGAAAATCAAGTATATGCATTTTAAGGTGGAGAAACTGTTCTGAAAGAATTGCTTTGCATCCTGTGTTTCACATAAGCTTCAAATTGTGTGTCAGCATCTTCACTTAAACGGCAGCCGATGTAGAAATGGGATGAATGAATACCATTTTGATTTATGAAGAAAAGCTCGAACGTTTTTCTCAGAATACGAACTGCACCCTTTGAATAGACGATCGTAGACAGGACAGATATATTATTTTGGCAGTGGATTGTGTTTTTAATAATGTAGCTAATTCAAAAGaatggtcttttttttaaatctgcataAGATGGCACATTATCCCAGAAGTTATTCATGTTGTAGTTGAGAACAGTTTGATGTTGGGAGAatccattttaattcatttggGGGAATTGAGTCCA
The sequence above is drawn from the Odontesthes bonariensis isolate fOdoBon6 chromosome 14, fOdoBon6.hap1, whole genome shotgun sequence genome and encodes:
- the cacybp gene encoding calcyclin-binding protein, producing the protein MDITEQINQLEADLQELGSLLEKAERKRVQELLKQEQKKVEKELTTKRQQKEQQAKREADPSAASKAGYTVKITSYAWDQSEKFVKIYLNLKDVQKIPPENVEVGFTERSFSVLVKDLNGKNHQITVLNLLYPIDVKDSYKKMKTDMVLVMCKKQTAKKWECLTAADKQSKEKDKANVDENADPSDGLMTMLKKIYEDGDDEMKRTINKAWSESQEKKIRGEGMLDL
- the plk3 gene encoding serine/threonine-protein kinase PLK3, which codes for MDTGCFTAAQRISCHNMNADLLKPVPERGAQQSSGPARNSRNKADQTKPELAQVVTDTKTGRSYSKGKLLGKGGFARCYEMTDLTNNKMYAVKVIPQSRVSKPHQRDKITNEIELHKTLSHKHVVKFSHYFEDQDNIYIFLELCSRKSLAHIWKARHTLTEPEVRYYLKHIISGLKYLHSRGILHRDLKLGNFFVNENMELRLGDFGLAAKLETVEQRKKTICGTPNYLAPEVLNRQGHGTESDVWSLGCVMYTLMCGNPPFETLDLKETYKCIKEVRYNLPSTLSPAAQKLISGILQKNPSDRLTLEQILNHEFFTKGFTPDKLPPSSCMMVPELHPPSPAKKFFTKMAKSFFGKKKTKAERIPCEDKDDKDISKLVSGIVKCSINRQISYKTVGPNEVTSPTGQLVSSVPLEHTPAEEESRKSISRSFKGTMASSTEPCEDALTPSAVAEAAMKVLNNCLATMPAATRNPPCLSRPQSFLWVTKWVDYSNKYGFGYQLSNQGIGVLFNEGTHLSLCDQRKTVHYCLTNNKHFTFPTNSLPEQLRSQKQIVELMANYMEQNLMEGGDLQCDEQLSGPPPLLLQWVKTDHALVMLFNNGTLQVNFYTDHTKIILCKSSDDSYLLTYISRERVSYTYLLSMLNEMGCTSELCHRLRYVVQLLQHHADA